In Lacrimispora indolis DSM 755, a genomic segment contains:
- the rsxC gene encoding electron transport complex subunit RsxC yields the protein MGLATFKGGIHPYEGKELSENKPVQVLQPKGEMVFPMSQHIGAPAKPLVAAGDQVLVGQKIGEPGGFISACVISSVSGTVKTIEPRLVANGSMVLSVIIENDGKYQTVEGFGKERDPKTLSKEEIRNLVKEAGVVGLGGAGFPSHVKLTPKDESKIDTIIVNGAECEPYLTSDYRMMLEEPESIIKGLNIILQLFDNAKGVIAIESNKPEAIKLMTELVKDEPRITVCPLQTKYPQGGERTLIYAVTGRKINSTMLPADVGCMVDNVDTVISIYNAVAKNIPLIRRIITVTGDAVANPQNYNARIGTSYTELLEASGGFKTEAAKVISGGPMMGQALFNLNIPVTKTSSALTCMTKDEVAENAPSACIRCGRCVKVCPGNIVPQMIMEAAERSDMERFIKLNGMECCECGCCAYICPARRPLTQAFKEMRKEVAASRKKA from the coding sequence ATGGGTCTGGCTACATTTAAAGGCGGCATTCATCCTTACGAGGGAAAAGAATTGTCGGAAAATAAACCTGTACAAGTGTTGCAGCCAAAAGGCGAGATGGTGTTCCCAATGTCCCAGCATATCGGGGCACCGGCGAAACCTTTGGTGGCGGCAGGTGATCAGGTGCTGGTTGGACAGAAAATCGGGGAGCCGGGGGGCTTTATTTCAGCCTGCGTGATCAGCTCCGTTTCAGGTACCGTAAAAACCATTGAACCAAGACTGGTTGCTAATGGCTCTATGGTCCTGTCCGTTATAATTGAAAACGACGGGAAGTATCAGACGGTAGAAGGCTTTGGAAAAGAACGTGATCCTAAGACTTTATCAAAGGAAGAGATCAGAAACCTGGTAAAAGAAGCAGGTGTAGTAGGGCTTGGAGGTGCAGGATTCCCCAGTCATGTGAAGCTGACGCCAAAAGATGAATCAAAGATTGATACGATTATCGTAAACGGTGCGGAGTGTGAACCGTATTTAACTTCCGATTACCGGATGATGTTGGAAGAGCCGGAGAGTATCATAAAAGGGCTTAATATAATCCTTCAGCTCTTTGACAATGCAAAGGGAGTCATTGCTATTGAAAGCAACAAGCCGGAAGCCATCAAGCTGATGACAGAGCTTGTAAAGGATGAGCCAAGGATTACCGTCTGTCCTTTACAGACGAAATATCCACAGGGAGGGGAGCGTACCCTGATCTATGCTGTGACAGGAAGAAAGATCAATTCCACCATGCTTCCTGCAGATGTTGGCTGCATGGTAGACAATGTGGATACGGTTATTTCTATATATAATGCTGTTGCAAAGAACATTCCTCTGATCCGCCGCATCATTACGGTGACAGGAGATGCCGTGGCAAATCCCCAGAACTATAATGCAAGGATCGGGACCAGCTATACCGAGCTTTTAGAGGCTTCCGGAGGTTTTAAGACAGAAGCTGCAAAGGTGATTTCCGGTGGCCCGATGATGGGGCAGGCTCTGTTTAATTTAAATATTCCCGTTACAAAGACTTCCTCCGCCCTTACCTGCATGACAAAGGATGAGGTGGCGGAAAATGCGCCCAGCGCCTGTATCCGCTGCGGAAGATGCGTAAAGGTGTGCCCTGGCAATATTGTTCCACAGATGATAATGGAAGCTGCGGAACGGTCGGACATGGAGCGTTTTATAAAATTAAACGGCATGGAATGCTGCGAATGCGGCTGCTGTGCATATATCTGCCCTGCCAGAAGGCCTCTTACCCAGGCATTTAAAGAGATGCGCAAAGAAGTTGCGGCAAGCAGAAAGAAAGCGTAG
- a CDS encoding RnfABCDGE type electron transport complex subunit D codes for MSKLLNVSSSPHARDQVTTQNIMLDVAIAMIPASAYGVYQFGYKAALILLVSVLSCVLSEYLFESLMGKPVTVSDGSALVTGMILGLNMPPAIPLWIPFLGGVFAVIVVKQLYGGLGQNFMNPALAARCFLLISFAGKMTTFTYNDAVAGPTPLASLKAGEAVDLTAMFIGKISGTIGEVSVIALLIGAAYLLFRKVISIRIPAAYIITVAAFVFVFGRHDLTYVLTHICGGGLIFGAFFMATDYVTSPITPRGQIIFGVLLGVLTGLFRLFGGSAEGVSYAIIIANILVPLIEKISLPVAFGKEGK; via the coding sequence ATGAGTAAATTGTTAAACGTATCATCATCGCCTCATGCAAGGGATCAGGTCACAACACAGAATATTATGCTGGATGTTGCCATTGCCATGATTCCTGCGTCTGCGTATGGTGTATATCAGTTTGGATATAAAGCAGCGCTGATTTTGCTGGTCAGCGTATTGTCCTGTGTTCTCAGTGAATATTTATTTGAATCCCTTATGGGAAAACCTGTTACAGTAAGTGACGGAAGCGCCCTGGTGACAGGAATGATCCTGGGCCTTAACATGCCCCCTGCCATACCTTTATGGATCCCGTTTCTGGGAGGCGTATTCGCCGTCATCGTGGTGAAGCAGCTCTATGGCGGTCTTGGACAGAACTTCATGAACCCGGCTTTGGCGGCCAGATGTTTCCTGCTCATTTCGTTTGCAGGAAAGATGACCACATTTACATACAATGATGCGGTTGCAGGCCCCACTCCTCTTGCTTCATTAAAGGCAGGAGAGGCAGTTGACTTAACGGCCATGTTCATTGGAAAGATTTCGGGAACCATTGGCGAGGTGTCTGTGATCGCCCTGCTCATTGGCGCAGCCTACCTTTTATTCAGAAAGGTAATTTCCATCCGGATTCCGGCTGCTTATATCATCACTGTAGCTGCATTTGTCTTTGTTTTCGGCCGTCATGATCTTACGTACGTGCTGACTCATATATGCGGCGGCGGTCTTATCTTCGGTGCTTTCTTCATGGCTACCGATTATGTGACAAGCCCCATCACCCCAAGGGGACAGATTATTTTCGGCGTTCTTTTAGGCGTGCTCACCGGATTATTCCGTTTGTTCGGCGGGTCTGCGGAAGGTGTTTCCTATGCCATCATCATCGCCAACATTCTGGTGCCTTTGATCGAGAAGATCTCTCTTCCGGTAGCATTTGGAAAGGAGGGGAAGTAA